The following proteins come from a genomic window of Verrucomicrobiota bacterium:
- a CDS encoding DUF4159 domain-containing protein — MTRKMSSLWMTTAVLTAGICLAQFQPRSGSSPRSSESGRFIRIEGGAVIDEDTVRTARETGFHSTDTPAWTNPPGFERDVFTFARVIFQSDAAASPRAGIGRRLGWWVDYPDADLNLSFRLQQLTSIRTDPDARVLKLTDPALFDYPLLYLEHAGYMRLSDEEVAILRRYLACGGALFVNDFWGTQEWDGFAGQVERVLPNRSWTDLEIEHPVFHCVFNLQGPMFRLRVPTMQFWNEGHDPDDPQSPPQRVSRGEGWEEMHVRALLDDAGRIMILAIHNSDVSDGWEREGENDLYFNRYSEKIAYPLGINLVFFLMTH; from the coding sequence ATGACGAGAAAAATGTCCAGCCTTTGGATGACAACCGCGGTCTTGACGGCCGGGATTTGCCTGGCGCAATTCCAGCCGCGGTCCGGGTCGAGTCCGCGAAGTTCTGAATCGGGCCGATTCATCCGCATCGAAGGCGGGGCAGTGATCGATGAGGACACGGTCCGCACGGCTCGCGAAACCGGTTTCCATAGCACCGACACGCCCGCCTGGACCAATCCCCCCGGCTTCGAGCGGGACGTGTTCACGTTTGCGCGTGTCATCTTCCAATCGGATGCGGCGGCCAGCCCGCGCGCGGGTATCGGACGCCGGCTCGGTTGGTGGGTGGATTATCCCGACGCCGACCTGAATCTCTCGTTTCGCCTTCAGCAATTGACCTCGATCCGAACCGATCCCGACGCACGCGTGCTCAAGCTGACCGACCCGGCGCTGTTCGATTATCCGCTCCTTTACCTGGAGCACGCGGGTTACATGCGCTTGAGCGATGAGGAAGTCGCGATCCTTCGCCGGTATCTGGCCTGCGGCGGCGCGCTCTTTGTGAACGACTTTTGGGGCACGCAGGAATGGGACGGATTTGCCGGACAGGTCGAGCGCGTTCTGCCGAACCGGTCCTGGACGGATCTGGAGATCGAGCATCCGGTCTTTCACTGCGTTTTCAATCTGCAGGGCCCGATGTTCCGGCTGCGCGTGCCGACGATGCAGTTCTGGAACGAAGGCCACGACCCGGACGATCCGCAATCACCGCCGCAGCGGGTTTCGCGCGGCGAGGGGTGGGAGGAAATGCACGTCCGCGCGCTGCTCGACGACGCCGGGCGCATCATGATCCTGGCGATTCACAACAGCGACGTGAGCGATGGCTGGGAGCGGGAAGGGGAAAACGATCTCTATTTCAACCGCTACTCCGAGAAGATCGCCTATCCTTTGGGCATCAATCTGGTGTTCTTCTTGATGACGCACTGA